A portion of the Pseudomonas sp. GR 6-02 genome contains these proteins:
- the lspA gene encoding signal peptidase II: MPNAAGRFGRLSWLWLSLLVLVIDQASKFYFEGKLEMYQQIVVIPDLFSWTLAYNTGAAFSFLADSSGWQRWLFALIAVVVSAVLVIWLKRLGRNDTWLAIALALVLGGALGNLYDRIALGHVIDFILVHWQNRWYFPAFNFADSAISVGAVMLALDMFKSKKTGETVHD; this comes from the coding sequence ATGCCTAATGCGGCTGGCCGTTTCGGACGGCTGAGCTGGCTCTGGTTGAGTTTGCTGGTTCTGGTCATTGACCAGGCCAGCAAGTTCTACTTCGAAGGCAAGCTCGAGATGTACCAGCAAATCGTGGTGATCCCCGATTTGTTCAGCTGGACTCTGGCCTACAACACCGGTGCGGCGTTCAGCTTCCTGGCTGACAGCTCCGGCTGGCAGCGCTGGTTGTTTGCCTTGATCGCGGTGGTGGTCAGTGCGGTGCTGGTGATCTGGCTCAAGCGCCTGGGGCGCAACGACACCTGGCTGGCGATTGCGCTTGCCCTGGTGTTGGGTGGCGCGCTGGGCAATCTGTACGACCGCATTGCCTTGGGCCATGTGATCGATTTCATTCTGGTGCACTGGCAGAACCGCTGGTATTTCCCGGCGTTCAACTTTGCTGACAGCGCCATTTCTGTCGGTGCCGTAATGCTCGCGCTGGATATGTTCAAAAGTAAGAAGACCGGAGAAACCGTTCATGACTGA
- the fkpB gene encoding FKBP-type peptidyl-prolyl cis-trans isomerase: protein MAEQRIGQNTEVTLHFALRLENGDTVDSTFDKAPATFKVGDGNLLPGFEAALFGFKAGDKRSLSIEPENAFGQPNPQNVQIIPRSQFQDMELSPGLLVIFNDAANTELPGVVKEFDDAQVTIDFNHPLAGKTLTFDVEIINVKAL, encoded by the coding sequence TTGGCTGAACAACGTATCGGCCAGAACACGGAAGTCACCTTGCACTTTGCATTGCGCCTGGAGAACGGCGACACCGTCGACAGCACTTTCGACAAAGCCCCGGCGACCTTCAAGGTCGGCGACGGCAACCTGTTGCCAGGCTTCGAGGCCGCGCTGTTCGGCTTCAAGGCCGGCGACAAGCGCAGCCTGTCCATCGAGCCGGAAAACGCCTTTGGCCAGCCTAACCCGCAAAACGTGCAGATCATCCCGCGCTCGCAGTTCCAGGACATGGAACTGTCGCCAGGATTGCTGGTGATCTTCAATGATGCGGCCAATACCGAGCTGCCAGGCGTGGTGAAGGAATTCGATGACGCGCAAGTGACCATCGACTTCAACCACCCGCTCGCCGGTAAGACCTTGACCTTTGACGTCGAGATCATCAACGTCAAAGCGTTGTAA
- the ispH gene encoding 4-hydroxy-3-methylbut-2-enyl diphosphate reductase, giving the protein MQIKLANPRGFCAGVDRAIEIVNRALEVFGPPIYVRHEVVHNKFVVEDLRARGAIFVEELDQVPDDVIVIFSAHGVSQAVRTEATGRGLKVFDATCPLVTKVHIEVARYSRDGRECILIGHAGHPEVEGTMGQYDGSNGGAIYLVEDEKDVAELQVNNPEKLAFVTQTTLSMDDTSRVIDALRARFPAIGGPRKDDICYATQNRQDAVKQLADECDVVLVVGSPNSSNSNRLRELAERMATPAYLIDGAEDLQKSWFDGVERIGITAGASAPEVLVRGVIQQLQAWGATGADELAGREENITFSMPKELRVRSLL; this is encoded by the coding sequence ATGCAAATCAAACTCGCCAACCCCCGTGGCTTCTGCGCCGGCGTGGACCGGGCGATCGAAATCGTCAACCGCGCCCTGGAAGTCTTCGGGCCGCCGATCTATGTGCGCCACGAAGTGGTCCACAACAAATTCGTCGTCGAAGACCTGCGTGCCCGTGGGGCGATCTTCGTCGAGGAACTGGATCAGGTGCCGGATGACGTGATCGTGATCTTCAGCGCCCACGGCGTTTCCCAGGCCGTGCGTACCGAAGCCACAGGTCGTGGCCTGAAGGTGTTCGACGCGACCTGCCCGCTGGTGACCAAGGTGCACATCGAAGTCGCGCGTTACAGCCGCGACGGCCGTGAATGCATCCTTATCGGTCATGCCGGTCATCCGGAAGTCGAAGGCACCATGGGACAATACGATGGCAGCAATGGTGGCGCGATCTATCTGGTCGAAGACGAGAAAGATGTCGCCGAATTGCAGGTGAACAACCCTGAAAAGCTGGCTTTCGTTACCCAGACCACCCTGTCCATGGACGACACCAGTCGCGTGATCGACGCCCTGCGTGCGCGTTTTCCGGCGATCGGCGGTCCGCGCAAGGACGATATCTGTTACGCCACGCAAAACCGTCAGGACGCCGTCAAGCAACTGGCGGACGAATGCGACGTGGTGCTGGTGGTTGGCAGCCCGAACAGCTCCAACTCCAATCGTCTGCGTGAACTGGCCGAACGCATGGCCACCCCGGCCTATCTGATCGACGGTGCCGAAGACTTGCAAAAGAGCTGGTTCGACGGTGTCGAGCGTATTGGCATCACGGCCGGTGCCTCCGCTCCGGAAGTGCTGGTACGTGGCGTGATCCAGCAATTGCAGGCCTGGGGTGCCACGGGGGCCGATGAACTGGCCGGTCGCGAGGAGAACATCACCTTCTCCATGCCTAAAGAGCTGCGCGTGCGTTCGCTGCTGTAA